Proteins encoded together in one Maricaulis maris window:
- the arsC gene encoding arsenate reductase (glutaredoxin) (This arsenate reductase requires both glutathione and glutaredoxin to convert arsenate to arsenite, after which the efflux transporter formed by ArsA and ArsB can extrude the arsenite from the cell, providing resistance.) — MTDSTIIWHNPRCSKSRQTLALLEARGGALDVRDYMEDTPSVAELKAVMKMLGFASAHEWLRKAEPDYRELGLKAVEDEEALFKAMTKFPKLIERPVVIHGDKAMIGRPPEQVLELF; from the coding sequence ATGACCGATTCGACGATTATCTGGCACAACCCGCGCTGTTCAAAATCCCGCCAGACGCTGGCATTGCTCGAAGCCCGTGGCGGCGCGCTCGATGTGCGCGACTACATGGAAGACACGCCCAGCGTGGCGGAACTCAAGGCCGTCATGAAAATGCTGGGCTTCGCCTCCGCTCATGAATGGCTGCGCAAGGCCGAACCGGATTATCGTGAGCTGGGCCTGAAGGCTGTCGAGGATGAAGAGGCCCTCTTCAAGGCGATGACGAAGTTTCCCAAGCTGATCGAACGCCCGGTGGTGATCCACGGCGACAAGGCCATGATCGGTCGACCGCCGGAGCAGGTGCTCGAGCTGTTCTAG
- a CDS encoding GbsR/MarR family transcriptional regulator — MKLSAPMQRFVVHWGEMGARWGVNRSIAQIHALLYLAEGPLHAEEITDVLQIARSNVSNSLKELQTLGLVKREHVLGDRRDHFTATHEPWDMLMAIAEARKQREIDPMIDILRECADAAEADPDTPKLAIERLRRMEGFVTNLTGWYAQIRKLPQGTLIKLMNMGTRIARFVGG, encoded by the coding sequence ATGAAACTCTCAGCGCCCATGCAACGCTTCGTCGTCCATTGGGGAGAAATGGGGGCACGCTGGGGGGTGAACCGGTCCATTGCCCAGATCCACGCCCTGCTCTACCTCGCCGAAGGGCCCCTGCATGCCGAAGAGATCACCGACGTGCTTCAGATCGCCCGATCCAACGTCTCCAATTCGCTCAAGGAGCTGCAAACACTGGGACTGGTGAAGCGGGAGCATGTGCTCGGTGATCGACGCGATCATTTCACCGCCACCCATGAGCCGTGGGACATGTTGATGGCAATCGCCGAGGCCAGAAAGCAGCGCGAGATCGATCCGATGATCGATATCCTGCGGGAATGCGCGGACGCTGCTGAAGCCGATCCGGACACGCCGAAACTGGCCATCGAACGGCTGCGGCGCATGGAGGGTTTCGTCACAAACCTGACCGGCTGGTACGCCCAGATCCGCAAGCTGCCCCAGGGCACCTTGATCAAGCTGATGAACATGGGAACGCGGATCGCCCGCTTCGTCGGCGGATGA
- a CDS encoding hydrogen peroxide-inducible genes activator: protein MTQLPTLRQLQFIIALAEHGSFSRAAEAVYVTQPTLSAAIKELETILGTVLVERGARGAVLTPAGEVVLERAQRVMTEAEDLVIAAQAAGEPLSGPFKLGVIPTIAPFLLPRVLPALRTRFPDIELFLREDLTDRLFDALRERRIDAALVALPYDAPLIETHAVWSDEFLFAGPPDHPLAAREKLAPADLAEEPLLLLEDGHCLRDHALAACSTGSARSDFAATSLHTLVHMVKSGLGATLLPRMAVDAGLVDRMGLEVRAFTPPVAGREIGVAWRKGSARAEEAIQLGNAIRDILESPAVAA, encoded by the coding sequence ATGACTCAGCTTCCCACACTCCGACAACTCCAATTCATCATCGCGCTCGCCGAGCATGGCAGCTTCTCGCGCGCGGCGGAGGCTGTCTATGTGACCCAGCCCACGCTCAGCGCCGCGATCAAGGAGCTCGAGACAATACTCGGCACCGTGCTGGTTGAACGCGGAGCACGCGGCGCCGTGCTGACCCCGGCCGGGGAGGTGGTATTGGAGCGGGCCCAGCGTGTGATGACAGAGGCGGAAGACCTGGTGATTGCCGCGCAGGCTGCGGGTGAGCCCCTGTCCGGTCCGTTCAAGCTCGGTGTAATCCCGACGATAGCCCCCTTCCTCCTGCCCCGGGTCCTGCCGGCGCTGCGGACCCGCTTTCCCGACATCGAACTCTTTCTGCGTGAGGATCTGACCGACCGACTGTTCGACGCCTTGCGAGAGCGCCGCATCGACGCGGCGCTGGTCGCGCTTCCCTATGATGCGCCGCTGATCGAAACCCACGCGGTCTGGTCGGATGAATTCCTGTTCGCCGGACCGCCCGATCATCCGTTGGCGGCGCGCGAAAAGCTCGCTCCGGCGGACCTCGCCGAGGAACCGCTGCTGCTGCTGGAAGACGGACACTGCCTGCGTGATCACGCCCTGGCGGCCTGCTCGACGGGCTCGGCGCGATCGGACTTTGCGGCGACCAGCCTGCACACGCTCGTTCACATGGTGAAGTCAGGGCTTGGTGCGACCTTGCTGCCGCGGATGGCGGTCGATGCGGGCCTGGTCGACCGGATGGGGCTGGAAGTGCGGGCCTTTACCCCGCCGGTCGCAGGTCGGGAGATCGGTGTCGCCTGGCGCAAGGGGTCTGCGCGGGCTGAGGAGGCGATCCAGCTGGGCAATGCGATCCGGGATATTCTGGAGAGCCCGGCGGTTGCTGCCTGA
- a CDS encoding peroxiredoxin yields the protein MLGIGEKLPDFEIVGVKPGFNAHEENGESAFEPINQESFDGKWKVIFFYPKDFTFVCPTEIVAFANLAEEFADRDAVVMGGSSDNEFCKLAWRREHPDLDKLGMWQFADTTGSLIDSLGIRSEEGVAYRATFIVDPHNVIQHVYVTNLNVGRNPEDTLRVLDALQTDELCPCNRPVGGDTL from the coding sequence ATGCTGGGTATCGGCGAAAAACTTCCCGATTTTGAAATTGTTGGCGTCAAGCCGGGCTTCAACGCACACGAAGAAAACGGCGAGTCGGCCTTCGAGCCGATCAACCAGGAGAGCTTCGACGGCAAGTGGAAGGTCATCTTCTTCTACCCGAAGGATTTCACCTTTGTCTGCCCGACCGAGATCGTCGCCTTCGCCAACCTGGCTGAAGAATTTGCCGATCGCGATGCGGTCGTCATGGGCGGTTCGTCCGACAATGAGTTCTGCAAGCTGGCCTGGCGCCGCGAGCATCCGGACCTCGACAAGCTGGGCATGTGGCAGTTCGCTGACACGACCGGTTCGCTGATCGACAGCCTCGGCATCCGCTCCGAGGAAGGCGTGGCCTACCGCGCCACCTTCATCGTCGATCCGCACAATGTCATCCAGCACGTCTATGTGACCAATCTCAATGTCGGTCGCAATCCGGAAGACACGCTGCGCGTTCTCGACGCCCTTCAGACGGACGAGCTGTGCCCGTGCAACCGTCCGGTCGGCGGCGACACGCTCTAA
- a CDS encoding carboxymuconolactone decarboxylase family protein, protein MSLDALKNELPEYAKDLKLNLSSLARETDLDDQKKWGTFLASAHAIGEPKTLAAITAEAEARLSPEAINAAKAASAIMGMNNVYYRFVHLAKNKEYGTLPAKLRMNILANPGVDKADFELWSLAVSAINGCGLCIDSHEVELRKHSLTTTQIQAAVRIGATVNAIAAVMAAER, encoded by the coding sequence ATGTCGCTTGATGCACTGAAGAACGAGCTTCCCGAGTACGCCAAGGACCTGAAGCTCAACCTGTCCTCGCTGGCCCGCGAGACTGATCTCGATGATCAGAAGAAGTGGGGCACCTTCCTCGCCTCCGCGCACGCCATCGGCGAGCCGAAGACCCTGGCCGCCATCACGGCCGAAGCCGAAGCCCGTCTCAGCCCCGAGGCGATCAACGCCGCCAAGGCCGCATCCGCCATCATGGGCATGAACAATGTCTATTACCGCTTCGTCCACCTGGCGAAGAACAAGGAATACGGCACGCTGCCGGCCAAGCTGCGCATGAACATTCTCGCCAATCCGGGCGTCGACAAGGCCGATTTCGAACTCTGGTCCCTGGCCGTCTCGGCGATCAATGGCTGCGGCCTTTGCATCGACAGCCACGAAGTCGAACTGCGCAAGCACAGCCTGACCACGACCCAGATCCAGGCCGCGGTCCGGATCGGCGCCACCGTCAATGCCATCGCCGCTGTCATGGCCGCCGAGAGGTGA
- a CDS encoding dicarboxylate/amino acid:cation symporter, producing MGWWFKIKLWQRVLAALVLGVAFGLIASNTMGQDAATAFIDTWIRPVGLLFINLIRMLIVPLIFTTLVAGVIAMGKPSKLGSLGVKTILLYLATTFFANVIGLTFGAIFRPGDGVDLAGVEAVAVNTDPPSITDRLLEIVPTNPIAALADGDVLAIIFFSLFLGVAILSTGAAGKPLGDLFNSASEVVLKITHYVMEVAPFGVFALVSYTAASQGLEALQAILVLIVAVYLGLIAHAIITYGILIRVILNLPLVRFFRGMTDPIAVAYSTASSSATLPVTIAAASDNLGIKKSVAGSVLPLGATINMDGTALYLGILALFTAQAFGYDLTFLNYVMIAFTAAIVSIGAAGIPSASLFLLAIVLETFGVTPEHTAIVVGFILPVDRIMDMARTAVNVTGDAAVATAVAKWEGELDEERFRDPAVI from the coding sequence ATGGGCTGGTGGTTCAAGATCAAATTGTGGCAGCGCGTTCTGGCGGCCTTGGTGCTGGGTGTCGCCTTTGGCCTGATCGCCTCGAACACGATGGGCCAGGACGCTGCGACCGCCTTCATTGATACATGGATCCGCCCGGTCGGCCTGCTCTTCATCAATCTGATCCGGATGCTGATCGTTCCGCTGATCTTCACCACGCTGGTCGCTGGTGTGATCGCGATGGGCAAGCCATCAAAGCTCGGCTCCCTCGGGGTCAAGACCATCCTGCTGTATCTGGCCACGACCTTCTTCGCGAACGTGATAGGCCTGACCTTCGGTGCCATTTTCCGCCCGGGCGATGGCGTCGACCTGGCCGGCGTCGAGGCTGTCGCGGTCAATACGGACCCACCGTCGATTACCGACCGCCTGCTCGAGATTGTCCCGACCAATCCGATTGCCGCCCTCGCCGACGGCGATGTGCTGGCGATCATCTTCTTTTCGCTTTTCCTCGGCGTCGCCATCCTGTCTACCGGCGCCGCCGGCAAGCCGCTCGGCGACCTCTTCAATTCGGCCTCTGAAGTCGTGTTGAAGATCACCCACTATGTGATGGAAGTGGCCCCGTTCGGCGTTTTCGCGCTGGTCAGCTATACGGCTGCCAGCCAAGGCCTTGAGGCCCTTCAAGCCATCCTTGTCCTGATCGTCGCCGTTTACCTGGGACTGATCGCGCATGCGATCATCACGTATGGCATTCTGATCCGCGTCATTCTCAACCTGCCTCTGGTGCGCTTCTTCCGCGGCATGACGGACCCGATCGCGGTGGCGTATTCGACGGCCTCGTCCTCGGCGACCCTGCCGGTCACGATCGCGGCGGCCTCGGACAATCTGGGAATCAAGAAGTCGGTCGCCGGTTCGGTCCTGCCCCTGGGCGCGACCATCAACATGGACGGCACCGCGCTTTATCTTGGCATATTGGCGCTCTTCACAGCCCAGGCCTTTGGCTATGACCTGACCTTCCTGAACTATGTGATGATCGCCTTCACGGCGGCCATTGTCTCGATCGGCGCGGCAGGTATTCCGTCCGCTTCGCTCTTCCTGCTCGCCATTGTTCTGGAAACCTTCGGCGTGACGCCGGAGCATACGGCGATTGTGGTCGGCTTCATCCTGCCGGTCGACCGGATCATGGACATGGCCCGCACGGCCGTGAATGTGACCGGTGATGCTGCTGTCGCGACGGCGGTCGCCAAGTGGGAAGGCGAGCTGGACGAGGAACGCTTCCGCGACCCGGCCGTGATCTAG
- the ffh gene encoding signal recognition particle protein — protein MFDTLTERLGGVFDKLTGRGVLSEKDVDAALREIRVALLEADVALDVVKAATKQIRERAVGEDVIRAVSPGQQVVKIVHDALVDLLGGEGEPVGLSLDGEPPIAILMAGLQGSGKTTTSAKLAKRIQETRKKKVLLASLDTRRPAAMEQLQQLAGQIDVAFLPIVPNQRAVDIAKRAMSAGKLQGFDVVILDTAGRTSIDEDMMSEVNEIARITHPHETLLVADALTGQDAVETARRFHERLPLTGLVLTRMDGDGRGGAALSMRHVTGLPIKFLGVSEKPDGLDAFDAKRVAGRILGRGDIISLVEKAAQNVDEEKAARMARKMAKGKFDLDDLREQFSQLKTMGGLGGIMGMLPGMNKKMQAQAAAAGMDDKMLTRQEAIIQSMTRQERAKPEILKASRKKRIAAGSGVTVADVNKLIKMHRQMADMMKKASKGGRGGLAGMMGGMGGGMPPGMGGQMGGMNPADMGRATRDLLGGKAPSGSQLPGLGTSNNTKSGSLPGLGGGGPLGPDGLPLGLPKK, from the coding sequence ATGTTCGACACACTCACAGAACGACTTGGCGGCGTTTTCGACAAGCTCACCGGCCGTGGTGTGCTGTCCGAAAAGGATGTCGATGCGGCGCTGCGCGAAATCCGCGTCGCCCTGCTCGAGGCCGATGTCGCCCTGGACGTTGTGAAGGCGGCGACCAAGCAGATCCGTGAGCGCGCGGTTGGCGAGGACGTCATCCGCGCCGTCTCGCCGGGCCAGCAAGTCGTCAAGATCGTCCATGACGCCCTGGTCGACCTGCTCGGCGGCGAGGGTGAGCCGGTCGGCCTGTCGCTCGACGGCGAGCCGCCGATTGCCATCCTGATGGCCGGCCTGCAGGGCTCCGGTAAAACCACGACCTCGGCCAAGCTGGCCAAGCGCATCCAGGAAACCCGCAAGAAGAAAGTCCTGCTGGCTTCCCTCGACACCCGCCGCCCGGCGGCGATGGAGCAGCTGCAGCAGCTGGCCGGCCAGATCGACGTTGCCTTCCTGCCGATCGTCCCGAACCAGCGCGCCGTCGACATCGCGAAACGCGCCATGAGCGCGGGCAAGCTGCAGGGCTTTGACGTCGTCATCCTCGATACCGCCGGCCGCACCTCGATCGACGAGGACATGATGTCCGAGGTGAACGAGATCGCCCGGATCACCCACCCGCACGAGACGCTGCTGGTCGCTGACGCCCTGACCGGTCAGGACGCCGTCGAGACCGCGCGCCGCTTCCATGAGCGCCTGCCGCTGACCGGCCTGGTGCTGACCCGTATGGATGGCGATGGCCGCGGCGGTGCGGCGCTGTCGATGCGCCATGTCACCGGCCTGCCGATCAAGTTTCTTGGTGTCTCGGAAAAGCCCGACGGGCTGGACGCCTTCGACGCCAAGCGCGTCGCCGGTCGCATACTCGGTCGCGGCGACATCATCTCGCTGGTCGAGAAAGCCGCCCAGAATGTCGACGAGGAAAAAGCCGCCCGCATGGCCAGGAAGATGGCCAAGGGCAAGTTCGACCTCGACGATCTGCGCGAGCAGTTTAGCCAGCTCAAGACCATGGGCGGGCTCGGAGGGATCATGGGCATGCTGCCGGGCATGAACAAGAAGATGCAGGCCCAGGCGGCCGCCGCCGGCATGGACGACAAGATGCTGACCCGCCAGGAAGCCATCATCCAGTCGATGACGCGCCAGGAGCGCGCCAAGCCGGAAATTCTCAAGGCGAGCCGCAAGAAGCGCATCGCCGCTGGCTCCGGCGTTACCGTCGCCGACGTCAACAAGCTGATCAAGATGCACCGCCAGATGGCGGACATGATGAAGAAGGCCTCCAAAGGCGGTCGTGGCGGCCTCGCCGGCATGATGGGTGGTATGGGCGGCGGCATGCCACCGGGCATGGGCGGCCAGATGGGCGGCATGAACCCGGCCGATATGGGCCGCGCCACCCGGGACCTCCTCGGCGGCAAGGCGCCTTCGGGCAGCCAGCTGCCCGGCCTTGGCACCTCGAACAATACGAAATCGGGCAGCCTGCCCGGGCTGGGCGGCGGTGGACCGCTCGGACCGGATGGTCTGCCGCTGGGCTTGCCCAAGAAATAA
- the rpsP gene encoding 30S ribosomal protein S16: MSLKIRLARGGAKKRPYYRIVVADSRSPRDGRFIEKIGSYNPMLPKDGERVQLDMEKVKAWLAKGAKPTDRVGRFIHQIEADAWAWEAGNNPKKAEPGQKAKELAAEKAEKEADRKAAEEEAKAAAEAPAEEAAAEAPAEEAAAEEEKSE; the protein is encoded by the coding sequence ATGTCTCTGAAAATCCGTCTCGCCCGTGGTGGCGCCAAGAAGCGTCCCTACTACCGTATCGTCGTTGCTGACAGCCGTTCGCCGCGCGATGGCCGCTTCATCGAAAAGATCGGCTCCTACAACCCGATGCTCCCGAAGGACGGCGAACGCGTCCAGCTGGACATGGAAAAAGTGAAGGCCTGGCTCGCCAAGGGCGCCAAGCCGACCGATCGCGTGGGCCGCTTCATCCACCAGATCGAAGCCGATGCGTGGGCCTGGGAAGCCGGCAACAACCCGAAGAAGGCCGAGCCGGGCCAGAAAGCCAAGGAACTCGCCGCCGAGAAGGCCGAGAAGGAAGCTGACCGCAAGGCTGCCGAAGAAGAAGCCAAGGCTGCTGCCGAAGCACCCGCCGAGGAAGCCGCTGCTGAAGCTCCGGCTGAAGAGGCTGCTGCCGAAGAAGAAAAGTCCGAATAG
- the rimM gene encoding ribosome maturation factor RimM (Essential for efficient processing of 16S rRNA): MITPADDLVFIAALAGAHGVKGECKAKSFAGNPADAFAYGPFLDADGKPFLTPKSARPVKDGFIVRFAEPLDRDQAHALKGTRLYIPRSALPALEDDEFYHADLLGLKVQSLDGAPMGTLKAVHDFGSGDLLEITGTPDRNGSWMLPFTREFVPHVSLSEGVVTIDPPEDVGSKAEEEAGDGAP; encoded by the coding sequence ATGATCACGCCCGCCGACGATCTCGTCTTCATTGCCGCCCTCGCCGGGGCACACGGCGTGAAGGGCGAATGCAAGGCCAAGAGCTTTGCCGGCAATCCGGCCGACGCCTTTGCCTATGGCCCGTTTCTCGATGCCGACGGCAAGCCCTTCCTGACCCCGAAATCAGCGCGTCCGGTGAAGGACGGTTTCATCGTCCGCTTTGCCGAACCGCTCGATCGCGACCAGGCTCATGCGCTCAAAGGCACGCGCCTCTACATCCCGCGTTCGGCCCTGCCGGCGCTCGAGGATGACGAATTCTACCACGCCGACCTGCTCGGCCTGAAAGTCCAGAGCCTCGACGGTGCCCCCATGGGCACGCTGAAGGCCGTCCATGATTTCGGGTCCGGCGACCTGCTGGAAATCACCGGAACGCCCGACCGAAACGGCAGCTGGATGCTCCCCTTCACCCGCGAATTCGTCCCGCATGTCTCGCTGAGTGAGGGTGTGGTGACGATCGACCCGCCGGAGGATGTCGGCTCGAAGGCCGAGGAAGAGGCGGGCGACGGCGCGCCATGA
- the trmD gene encoding tRNA (guanosine(37)-N1)-methyltransferase TrmD: MTDATRPSLPWTATAVTLFPDAFPGPLGVSLIATAANHGLWALETVDIRDFSRHKHRSVDDTPAGGGAGMVLRPDVATEAIDAVQSRWQGGKRPLIYLTPRGKPLAQARVREWAKGPGVVVFCGRFEGLDQRVIESREMEEVSVGDAVLAGGEAPAQVLIEACVRLLPGVLGDPMSTEDESFEGDLLEYPHYTRPRVFEDQEIPEILLSGHHGRIEAWRREQAEKITKARRPDLWTRYKARKENAR; the protein is encoded by the coding sequence ATGACTGACGCCACCCGCCCTTCCCTGCCTTGGACCGCGACCGCGGTCACCCTGTTCCCGGATGCCTTTCCGGGCCCCTTGGGTGTTTCGCTGATTGCCACAGCTGCGAATCATGGGTTGTGGGCGCTTGAAACTGTGGACATCCGGGATTTTTCCCGTCATAAGCACCGCTCCGTGGACGACACCCCGGCCGGCGGTGGCGCTGGTATGGTGCTCAGGCCGGATGTCGCAACGGAGGCGATTGATGCGGTGCAGTCTCGCTGGCAAGGCGGGAAACGACCGTTGATCTACTTGACGCCGCGCGGAAAACCGCTTGCTCAGGCCCGGGTTCGGGAATGGGCGAAGGGTCCGGGCGTTGTCGTGTTTTGCGGACGCTTCGAAGGCCTCGACCAGAGGGTGATCGAAAGCCGCGAAATGGAAGAGGTCAGTGTTGGCGATGCCGTACTGGCCGGGGGCGAGGCGCCCGCGCAGGTTCTCATAGAGGCTTGTGTGCGATTGCTCCCCGGCGTGTTGGGCGACCCGATGTCGACCGAAGACGAGAGTTTCGAGGGTGATCTCCTCGAATATCCTCACTACACGCGACCGCGCGTGTTCGAGGATCAGGAGATCCCGGAAATTCTGCTGTCGGGGCACCATGGCCGTATCGAGGCTTGGCGCCGGGAGCAGGCGGAAAAAATTACGAAGGCGCGTCGCCCCGACCTCTGGACGAGGTACAAGGCCCGCAAGGAGAATGCACGATGA
- the rplS gene encoding 50S ribosomal protein L19, translating to MNMIEQLEKEEAARVLGDKEIPDFSAGDTLRVHVRIKEGERERIQVFEGVCIARNGGGLNESYTVRKISFGEGVERVFPLYSPNVEQIEIKRKGKVRRAKLYYLRDRRGKSARIAERVSGRGIVKREPKKKD from the coding sequence ATGAACATGATCGAGCAGCTTGAAAAAGAAGAAGCCGCCCGCGTCCTGGGTGACAAGGAAATTCCGGATTTCAGCGCCGGCGATACGCTGCGCGTCCATGTTCGCATCAAGGAAGGCGAACGTGAGCGGATCCAGGTTTTCGAAGGCGTCTGCATCGCCCGCAATGGCGGTGGCCTGAACGAGAGCTATACCGTCCGCAAGATCTCCTTCGGTGAAGGCGTCGAGCGCGTTTTCCCGCTCTACTCGCCGAATGTCGAGCAGATCGAGATCAAGCGTAAGGGCAAGGTCCGCCGCGCGAAGCTCTACTATCTGCGTGATCGTCGCGGCAAGTCGGCCCGTATCGCCGAGCGTGTCTCCGGTCGCGGCATCGTCAAGCGCGAGCCGAAGAAGAAGGACTAG
- a CDS encoding tetratricopeptide repeat-containing sulfotransferase family protein has translation MTPQEAFTRSQTGFAAYRDHRFVDAESVADAILAALPRDPNGLYLKAICRRARQDPTAALLWIKQACEAAPGQMGFELAAAQILGDLREYESARTRFAAICETFPAAPEPYLLRGLMERQAGDLGAARAAYEAALERRAGDLDAHRGLAWVCENQRDWPSARRHGDAVLALDPADAGALSARAGADLADGQPAEARQLIEARFDASRANPSVNASVWRRLGDACEAMGDHAAARAAWETGYRALRDHLAPAGQFLDELNGLDSLKRLATAYAAVSPPQSPKDEDRRAPVFLVGFPRSGTTLLEQILASHSAITASDEAPLLQPILEAAGDTPESMRRFMAALPHERARLQAEYWQRVGALGAPADGVFIDKLPLNLAWLGVIGQVFPNARIILALRDPRDSVFSTFKRLFRLNTAMLRTYTLADTVALYEAAMTAGEAGRRIAPDLRVIEVRYEDVVTDMKEEVARVLAALGLEWESEMSDYRERLSPTLSTPSAAQVEHAIHDRAVGLWRHHAEALEPYTAQLAPWIERWGYPAR, from the coding sequence ATGACGCCCCAAGAAGCCTTTACCCGCTCCCAGACCGGTTTTGCGGCCTATCGCGACCACCGCTTCGTGGATGCGGAGTCGGTCGCCGACGCCATTCTGGCCGCGCTCCCGCGGGATCCGAACGGGCTCTATTTGAAGGCTATCTGCCGCCGTGCCCGCCAGGACCCGACAGCGGCCCTGCTCTGGATCAAACAGGCCTGCGAGGCCGCTCCGGGGCAAATGGGCTTCGAGCTCGCAGCGGCCCAGATCCTCGGTGACCTGCGTGAATATGAGAGCGCCCGCACCCGCTTTGCGGCGATCTGCGAGACTTTCCCGGCAGCACCCGAGCCATACCTGCTGCGCGGACTCATGGAACGCCAGGCCGGTGATCTGGGCGCGGCACGAGCGGCCTATGAGGCCGCGCTTGAACGACGGGCCGGAGATCTGGACGCGCACCGCGGACTGGCTTGGGTCTGCGAGAACCAGCGCGACTGGCCCAGCGCCCGGCGCCATGGCGATGCCGTGCTCGCCCTTGATCCCGCCGATGCGGGGGCCCTCTCGGCCCGCGCTGGCGCAGACCTCGCGGATGGACAGCCTGCCGAAGCCCGGCAACTCATCGAAGCCCGGTTCGACGCCAGCCGCGCCAACCCGTCGGTCAACGCCTCGGTCTGGCGACGGCTTGGCGATGCCTGCGAGGCAATGGGAGACCACGCCGCGGCCCGTGCCGCCTGGGAAACCGGCTACCGGGCGCTGCGCGATCATCTCGCGCCGGCTGGCCAGTTCCTCGACGAGCTGAACGGGCTGGACAGCCTCAAACGCCTTGCCACCGCCTATGCGGCGGTCTCCCCGCCGCAATCCCCGAAAGACGAGGATCGGCGGGCCCCGGTCTTCCTGGTCGGCTTTCCCCGCTCCGGCACCACGCTGCTGGAGCAGATCCTGGCCAGCCATTCGGCCATTACCGCAAGTGATGAAGCGCCTCTGCTCCAGCCGATCCTGGAAGCGGCTGGCGACACGCCGGAGTCGATGCGCCGCTTCATGGCGGCCCTGCCGCATGAGCGCGCTCGCCTGCAGGCGGAGTACTGGCAGCGTGTCGGCGCGCTTGGCGCACCGGCGGACGGTGTCTTCATCGACAAATTGCCGCTCAATCTGGCCTGGCTCGGCGTGATCGGACAGGTTTTCCCCAATGCCCGCATCATCCTCGCCCTTCGTGATCCGCGTGACAGTGTGTTCTCCACCTTCAAGCGGCTTTTCCGGCTGAATACGGCGATGCTGCGAACCTACACGCTTGCTGACACGGTCGCGCTCTATGAGGCCGCCATGACTGCTGGCGAGGCCGGGCGCAGGATCGCACCGGACCTGCGCGTGATCGAAGTCCGCTACGAGGACGTCGTCACGGACATGAAGGAGGAGGTCGCCCGCGTCCTCGCCGCACTCGGCCTCGAATGGGAGAGCGAGATGTCCGATTACCGCGAGCGCTTGTCGCCGACCCTGTCCACACCCTCGGCGGCGCAGGTCGAGCACGCCATTCATGACCGGGCCGTTGGCCTGTGGCGTCATCATGCCGAGGCGCTCGAGCCTTACACCGCCCAGCTGGCGCCGTGGATCGAGCGCTGGGGCTACCCCGCACGCTAA